In the Sphingobacterium sp. PCS056 genome, TATCGATCGGTTGTCCAACACGCTGACCACCTAAAAAATAAGCTTGGTTAGGTACGGATTGTACCCATGTTTCACCAAAGAATGAAAACTGAGGATATTCCTTTTGAATAGCTGTTGTCCATTTTGCCATAAAAGCCAAATCATTGTATGGATAGGTGTCTATTCGAAACCCATCGATACCCGCATATTCAATCCACCAAATATGGCTCTGCAAAATGTACTTTTGAACATATTCATTTTCTTGATTCATGTCGGGCATAGTCTCTACAAACCATCCTTTTTCCATTCGGTCTCGATCTGCAACAGCAGCATAGGGATCGAAAATAGTCTGATCCTTATAAGTGGTTTGTGTAAAACTTGGCCACTCATGCAGCCATTCTTTAAAAGGTTTGTCGATTACAGTCCAGTGGTAAAGTCCAACATGATTCGGAACGACATCATGAACCAGTTTCATTTTACGTTTATGCAATTCCTCACCAAGTTTACGATAGGTCTCATTGGTTCCCAATCTTGGATCAATCTGATAATTTTCGGTATTAGCATATCCATGATAAGAAGCCTGAGGCATATCATTGGTCAATACAGGTGTCAACCAAACAGAAGTAACCCCTAGATCGGCCAAATAATCCAAATGCTGAATAACACCATCGATGTCACCGCCATGACGGGCATACATCGAATCACGGTTTACTTGCATCTCCCGCAAACCTTTTACCTGATCATTTTCTTTGTTCCCATTTGCAAAGCGATCCGGCATGATTAAGTAAATCAGATCTTCCGCCTGGATACCTTGAGCTTTCACGATAGAAGCATCTCTATTTTTTAACTCATAATCATATCGTCCTACTAACTTATTATTTTCATAAAATTCAATCGGATACAAACCCGCAGTAGCACCAGACTCAACGACCAGATCTAGAAATAAATAATTAGCATTTTCAACTGGATTAGTTTTGATCAAGGTTAAGCCTTTCATCTGGATTTTAACCTTGCTCTTTCCAATATTTTTACCATAAATAATCAACTGTAAATCAGAAGATTTCATACCGACCCACCAATGCAAAGGTTCGACTCTTTGAATAGAAAAATCACCTTGAGCAAAGGCATAAGAAAGCTGAAGTAGTATAAAAACACTACTTAACAATAGACGTATCATCATTCAATAAAAGTTTATAGAAATGGGGAGCCATATGCTCCCCATAGTATTAGTTTTTAGAAATTTTTGCTGAATAGCCCGAAGCTGTTCGTGACAGTTCAATATCATATTTGCCAGCTGTAGCAATAGCTATATTGGCACCATCTTGTTGCAAAGAAGAGAGTTCCCCACCGATATTAATGATCCAATCATCATTCATTCGGAATTTCAATTCACCGACAGTTAGGTTTACGGTCAATTTCCATGTATAGATGCCTTTACTCCCCACAAACTTCATGTCGGTATCACTATCCCAACCATTTGGGGTTGCACTACCAATAACACCCCATGTTGATTTTAACAATTCATAGGTTTTAGCTTCGGCATCCATTCGGATTCTATAAAAATCATCCGATGCAACCGTAATATTACCCGCATCAGCACTTTGTAATAAAGTACCATCAGATGTTCCTTTTCCAAATGCATCTGTCCAATCCACATTAGTCGGTAAAAATTTGAATCCAGAACCATCGACAGTGACATACTCATAGACTTCAAACTTTGATTTACTGTCCTTATCGTATAGCGTCATCGGAATCGAAAGTGTTGGCTCCCATCCTGAAGCAATAGACCCCCCAACAACAAACATTTGCGGATTACTTTCTGTAAAAGTAATTGGTTTTGTTTTTTCGATGACTTGACCCTCCGAAGTATATGAAATCTTCAATAGGGCATCACCGATCCAAGATACTTGATTGGGAATATCAAATTCTTTTGAAACAATAAAGGTGTTCGGATCAACAGTAATATTTTCAGTCATTAAAGCTTCACCGGCCGCTACCGGCACAATCGAGAATGTAAAATCCGTAACCTGATTAGCGATAAAACCAACTTTCAACTTTTTACCGACTTGAATGGTCGAAACCGTATTTTCATTGATCGACACGATTGGCACATCAGTACCGTGTTCTACTTTTTTACAAGAGTATAAAAGAGAAGAAGTACCCATAACTAAAACTAATAGCAATCGAAATATAGTAGACATTTTCATAATTTCTATTCATTTAAAAATTAATAACCAGGATTTTGATCCAATTTATTATTATTGGCTCTTGCTCTTGCTGGAATAGGAAACAGTCGTTTATAAGTTTCGCCAGGATTAGCGGGTTTAAACAACTGAGCATCTTCCCATCTTCCAAACCGAATCATATCTGTTCTTCTAGTCAATTCAAAAGTAAACTCCAAGGCACGTTCTTTATAAATAGCATCCAAAGTCAATGTACTAGCCGTAAAATGTTTCTCCGGATTAACTGGGAAAGCACGTTTGCGAACTTGATTGGCCGCATCGACAGCTTGAGCAACACTTGCTGCTGTAGCTCCTCTCAAAACAGCTTCCGCTTTCATCAGCAGCACATCTGCAAGACGAAATACCACCACATCATTGCCTGCATTATTACTAATTTGGTTCTTATCTGGATAATATTTGATACAACGTGCTCCTGCCAATCTACCTACATCGTCTGCTCCGCCAATATCAAAATCAGAACCCGGTAATAAGGTATACGCATAGGGATCTAACACCACATTCAATCCATTATAATTCAACGGTTGTCCAGTAGAGTTATATTGTTGGCCATATAGCCATTGCTTTTTACGATTATCAGCTTGATCAAACAAATCAAAATATGCAGGTTGTGCACTCCATCCATTCCAAGGATTTATACTCAACTCAAAGGTTTGGCGATGAGCATAATGTAGTACACGGTTAAATAAAGTGTTTCCTGTCGCGCGAGAAGCATCATAAGGAATAGAAAAAATCGGTTCAGGATTTGATGCTCCATTATCGGGTTTAAACTGTGTCAGAAAATCATTTTCCAAAGCATACTTGCCAGAATTAATAACAGCATTGCTATGTTCCACCACCTTATTCCAATTAGCAGTACCACTATAAACCTGCGCATTTAAATACAGTTTTGCTAATAAGGTATGTGCAAACCATTTGGTCGGTCGACCATAAGTAGCTTCCGTCTTTTCTTCACTCAAGTTGGCCAAGTTTTCTTCTAGGTCCTGTACAATAAATTGGTAAACTTCTGCCCGAGGTTTAGTCGCTGGCAATTCTGTACCAGTATCAAAACTGGTTACTAAAGGAATATTTCCATAAGCATCCATCATCAAGAAATAATACCAGGCACGCATGGCTTTTATTTCAGAAACAGTCTGTGCCTTTGTACTCGATTCTGGAGATTGTTCCAAAATACTGAGTACACGATTACAAGTACCAATAGCATTAAAACCCCAATCCCAATTATTTTGAACAACTTCATGCGATGCTGACCAAGTGTGATAGTGCATATCACGCCATTTACCACCGTCAAACCAATCCCCACCCCTTGTTGGGATAATCACTTCGTCCGAACCCGCTGTCTGCAGACTAAAGTAATTGTCAAAATATCCTCTTGCGCTTGTATATACAGGACCTGTTACAGCAATAAATTGTTCTGGAGTTTTAGGAAATGTATCTTCTGTATATGCTGAATACATCTTATCGTCAAATTTGGTACAAGATTGTCCTGCTACCAATAGTCCGGCAAATAAGAATAAATTAATTTTATTGAATCTCTTTTTCATAACTAACTGTGATTAAAAGTTAAAAAGCTAATTTTACACCTAACAAGAACGATCTTGTTTTTGGATAATAATTTCTATTATCAACGCCAGGCGCTAAACCACTTAAACTTACCTCAGGATCTACACCCGAATATTTGGTTATCGTGAACAGATTTTGTCCTGACACATACAATCGTGCATTTTTAAAATATTTAGATTCCTTCACATTAAACGAATAACCCAATGTGGCGTTATCTAATCTTAAGAATGAACCATCTTCGATAAATCTGCTAGAAGCAATTAATGGTGTTTCAAATATGCCTTCTTCAACTGCATCTTTAGAGATATTGGTCACATTAGCCTGTTGTAGACGGCTTAGATCAGCACGTGTAGCATTAAAAATTTGATTGCCATACATACCACGTAAGAAGAAGTTCAAATCCCAGTTTTTATATTGAAAACTATTATTCCAACCATAGGTAAATTTAGGAAGTGCGTGTCCCATCACCATATAATCATCAGGTGCCGAAATCTGATCTTGTGTTACAAGTTCACCCGATGGTTTTTGATAAATTGTTTTCTTGGCAGTTGCATCATAACCGATGTAATTAGCCACATAAAATGTTCCCAAAGCCTGACCTGGTAAAACAATTGCTGCCGTTTGACCTGTCCAGCCATCAAGACCAATACTTCCTTCATAACGCTCTGATACACCAATATTTTCAATATTAGAAGATAATGATCCAACCTTATTCACATTACGGGCAAAGTTGACTGTTGTATTGTATGAAAAATTACTATTGCGATAAACCATCGCATTTAAAGTGATCTCCACACCTTTATTGCTCATACTTGCTCCATTAGCCAATAAACGATTGAACTGATAAGGTGGCGATGGTACATCATACTCATACAATAAGTCTTTCGTTTCTTTATTGTAATATTCAATGCTACCACCCAAACGACCTCTCCAGAGTTCAAAATCCAATCCTGCATTAAACATGGATGTACTTTCCCATTTTAAATCCGGATTTTCATTTTGGTTCACACCATAAGCATTCATCCAATTACCGTTATAGAGAAATTGACCATTTTGAGGACCGAAAATAATAATCTGACGATATGGATCTATATTCTGATTTCCCGAGATACCGTACCCAGCACGTAACTTTAATTCGCTGAATAAATCTTGGTCTTGCATAAAGCTTTCTCTGCTAATTCTCCAAGCTCCAGAAACCGAAGGAAATGTCGCCCATCTATTATTCTTTCCAAATTTTGATGAACCATCACGGCGTACAGAAGCACTTAATAAGTATTTTTCATCATAATTGTATCCCACACGACCATAAACTGAAATCAATAAAGACTCCAAAATATATGGATAGGTACTATAAGGATTATAACCATCTGGCAATGTGCCTAAATTTAGATTGTTACCCCCTAGATCGTCAGACATAAATCCTACAGAAGAAGCAACAACTCCATCATTATTTTTTGTTTTCTGATAAGAATAACCAGCCATCGCATCGAAAGAATGAAGATTCTTGGTCACATTGTAATTAACATAAGATTCGAAAATTTTATCGATATTTTTCAGATTTGAACGCTCCGCAAAACCCCTGCCCAATGCTTTCGAATCAAAGTCAGTCCGATGCATATAATATTTCTTATCAAATTGATTTTGCTGATAAGAGATGACATTAGTCCAGGTCAATCCCTTGAAAATAGTAAGGTCAGCTTTCAAACTGGCGAGTAAAGTGTTGTTATTTCGTTCTTCATCACGCTGGTTCAACATCGCTACCGGATTGAAATAATTTGTTCTTCCTGGTACCTGAAAATACCCTTCATAAGTGGCGTAAGCGGCATCATCTGAACGTACTGGTGAAGTTGGTAGATAACGAGCTGCTCCATTAAAAATGCCGTAGTCCACATGGTTAGATTTGTTCATGCTATTAGCAACATTAAGCGCTAGTTTTAAGCGATCATCAAATGCATTTTGATCGATACCAACACGAGCAACCACTCTTTCCAGATCGCTTCTTTTCACAATACCTTGATTATTAAAATAATTAACAGAAGCATTGTATCGTGTACCTTCAGAACCTCCTGTTAGCGATAAATTGTGATTATGAGAAACTCCCGTGCGTGTTATCTCATCCTGCCAATCGGTATCAAACCCCGTCTCAGAAGCAGCGACTGTTAATCCATTGTCTGCTACAAATTGCTTATGCTCAGCAGCACTTAGCACATTCACACGATTTGCAACACGTTCAATAGCAGCATATCCACTATAAGCCAAAACAGGTTTACCGGCCTTACCACGTTTTGTCGTCACGAAAATAACGCCATTTGCGGCACGTGATCCATAAATTGCAGTGGAAGAAGCATCCTTCATCACATCCATCGATACAATATCATCCGGTGCTACCAATTCAATATTAGCACCTACAACTCCATCGATGACATACAAGGGAGCAGAACTCGCAGTCAATGAAGATGGGCCACGCAGTTGAATTGTTGATGCTGCCGTAGGATCTCCACCCGATCTATTCACTGTTAAACCTGCTACTTTACCGGCCAATAACTGATCCGGAGAACTGACCACACCTGTATTAAATTCTTTAGGACCTACACTAGAGATAGAACCTGTAATTTGTTTTTTCTTGGCCACACCGTAACCAATCACAACAACTTCTTCTAAATCACTTGTGCTCGAACTCAATGTAAAATTCAAGACATTTGCACCGCTAACAATCTGAATGGGTAAATCCATGGAATTATAACCAATCATGTTGACAGTGACAGTCGTCTTACCTAAAGGTACTTGACTAATCTTATACTCCCCGTTTTGATTTGTTGCTGTCGAAATTGGACTTCCTTTGATGATAATAGTTGCTCCAAGCAGTACTTCCCCTTTATTATCCACCACCTTACCTGAAAGTGAAGAGTTTTGAGAAAAAGCATTCACCCAAAGCATCATCAAAAGACCAAAGGTCATTACAGCTCGTAATGTAAATTTGCTCATAATGTAATTGATTTTTATTGTTTAGTTTATTAATTTAGTTTTACTTAAAAGATAATAATTACCAGGCTTAATTATAATATGATCATTTTGAACCCAATTTAGATTTGATTGAGCCATATTATCATACCAATTCCCCGCTAAGCCTGCTGTTATTTGAAATTGTCTATTCATGGTATCAAAATTTCCGACAACAAATATGGTCTGATGACCATCAGTCATCAGATAATATTTTAATCCCTCTTGCAGTGAAGACGATAATAATCTTGCTTTTCTAAAAATTGGATTTGCTCTTTTCAACTGGATCAATTTTGCATAATGATCAAATAAACGTTTACGTGAGACATTTGCTAAATAATCCCATTTCAGTGGTTTTTCACCTGTCCGACCATTTTCATCAATCGATACATCATAACCAAACTCACCAAATTGCCAGATCATTTTAGGTCCAGGACTAGCTAGCAAAAATGTTGCAGCCACTTGGGTTCGCTCTAATGCCGTTGTAAGATCCTTTACAGAATAGGATCCATCCACATAACCATATTGCGCATTCTTAAACTGAATACGTTCCTCATCATGTGATTCCATATAAGTCACCATATTAGGTGTTTGAAAACCATGAGATTCAGCAAATAATCTACTTAGATCCGATTTTGAACCATTATTATAGCCCATTGTTGCTTCATTAAAAGTTCCATTTAAATTATTCCACAACAACATCCCCTCCGCAGCCAGTTCTTGCTCCTCTTGATCAGAACCAAAATGTTCCAATATGACGTAGCAACTTGGATCAAGAGTTTTAAGATAATCATGATAATTTTTCCAAATCAAAACCCGACTAGCATCATAGGCAGACCAAGAGCCGACGTTACTATCTGAAGTACCCGTATTTTGCTGTGTAAATCCCTTTGATAAATCAAAACGAAAACCATCAATCTTAAATTCTTGGATCCAATACTTCAAGACATCCTTCACAAACGTCTGTGTATAGGAACTTTCATGATTAAAATCATACCCTACATTAAAAGGATGGGTCGGCGTCCTATTAAACCAGATATTATTTGAATTTGATGTTTGCCCTTGAAAATACAGCTGAGCCAATGGTGATTGTCCAAAAGCATGATTAAGCACCACATCTAGGATTACCGCGATACCTTCCTCATGAAGATGATCTACGAGACTCTTCAGTTCATGCGCACGACCATAATACTTATCCAATGCCAAATGATAAGAAGGATTGTAACCCCAACTTGAATTCCCTTCACTTTCCTGAACAGGCATCAATTCGACAGCATTAATACCCAGTCGTTTCAAATAAGGAATTGAATCGCGGATAGCATTAAAATTATGTGGTTTTGAAAAATCACGCGTGAGCAACTCATAGATGACTAGATCATAAGGATTTGGTTTATTAAAATGCTCTACTTTCCAAGGATACTCCGCACGATTCAATTCTAATATACTGACCTGACCTGTCGTCTGCTGTATTGGATATGACGGTAAGTCAGCAATTGAACTTCCTAGACTACTGTCATATAGGGGATCTAAAACCAGATTGCTGTATGGATCAGCTATTCTTAATTGACCGTCAATTAAGAATTGATAAGCATACTTTTTTGAAAAATCGAGATCATTTAAGGTCAACCACCACGTATTTCCATCAGGTGTCTGTTTCAATACGTAGGTTGATTCCGGTTGAAAATTATTAAAACTGCCTAATAAAAATATAGTTGATTTACCTGGAGCTGTTACAGCAAAACTCACTGTCTTTTTTTGCCTGTCGATCGTTACACCATTCTTATTGATACCAGCTGGTAATGCTGCAATTTCAGCTTTATCATTAACAAATACCTGTAATTGTCTTACGAATTTCTTTCCATTGACTTCAATACGAGCAGTTATCAGATGCAAACCAACAGTAGCAAATTTACATTTAAATGTTTGATGCAATGCACCATTCATACTTTCTTGCTCAACCTCATCAATACTCATAGAAAGTTTACCCGCTACTGTGGACAACACCTCAATAGCGAGCTCTTCATTTATTAAATAAGCATCTTTTTCCGCTTTTAACAAATATGTAGGTTGCGTGTAAGGTTTTAAAAATCGAATATTCGTTTCACCTTTTGTGGCTATGTCAACATACATATCCGAACCATCTTTATTTCTTTGAACTTTAGTCCCATCAGCATTTCGTAGCAATAACGCGATTTTAATAACCTGACTACTGCTAATTCCTTTAAAGACCTGACTCGGATTGATCGTAATGCTATACCTACCATCTGTTTGACGAGTCAGTTTATAGGCATCTTCATTTTTTGACCAATCTGTTGCAACTTCCTTCCAATCATGCTGATCTTTACTATTGGATGTGATAAGACCGATATGTAGATACAGCGGACCATCAGTGGAGACCAATGCGCTATTACCCTTATTGACATCAAAAAAGAAAGTAATTGATTCATCCCAATAATTAAATAGTTTATTGGTTGTTAGTAAGCCGACCTCACTTGGAGCTATTCCTTCATCTACGACTATAGCACTAGGATTATTTTTTTTACATCCAAAAAAAATAATCGATATACTGAAAAATACATAAATAAAGTAATGTTTCATAACTCCTTATAATTGGTACACTTAAAAATGGGAACGTTCCCAATACTTGGTATAAAAAGATAGCCTATTCGAAAAATATACTATAAATTAAAAGCAAAAATCCCTTTACAATTGGTAATCTCATATTGGGAACGTTCCCAATATTTATCTAAGATAGAAAGCTAAAGAGTTAAATCCAAACTTTTTAGTGATTTTTTTTACTAGATTTTTGAAAAATTAATGAAGACTCAAGATAAGTGACTTCTTGGTTAGAGAAGATAATCGGTTTAGCAATCAATTGGCAAAGATATTCTGTCGCCATCTTACCCATTTCATAAGCTGGCTGTTTCACGACACTTAATGCTGGTTCTAACAGATCCGCAATATCTAAACAAGAAAAACAGATCAATTTCAATTCTGAAGGAATACATATTCCTTCGTTTTTGGCCACACGCATAGCCGAAATGGCCAAGCGTTCCACCGATGCAAATAGTCCATCAGGTTGCTGTATACGATACAGATTTTTGATGTCTTCCATATTACCATCAGACTCATTAACGGTATCCAGAATCAAGTTTTTATCAAAAGGAATTTGATATTTTTCTAAGGCAGCTCGATATCCTGCCAGACGTACTTTTCCAATGGAAACATTTTGATTAATCACTAAATAGGCTATACGTTTACAATCATTTTCGATTAAATGAGACGTCGCCGCAAAACTAGCTTCAAAATCATTACCTGTTACATAAGATGTATTGACATCATCGTAAGTTCTATCAAAAAACACAATGGGGATATTGTTATCTTTTAAAACTTGAAGATGACTATGATCATGACCTTCACCCGAAGCAGACATAATGACCCCATCCACACGACCATTGATTAGCGATCTGATTATTAATGCTTCCTTATCTACCCGATGATCCGTCACATAAATTAAAGTATGATAATTTTTAGATCGAGCTACCAGTTCAATACCTTTAATCGCTTGGCTAAAAAATTTATTACCAAATTCAGGAATAATGATCGCAATCGTATTGCTTTTATTAGCTCTTAGGTTGCTGGCATACATATTGGGTGAAAATCCCAATTCATCCGCCATTTTTAAAATACGTTCTTTTGTATTGGGGTTAATATCATTACCATCCCGAAAAGCTCGTGATACCGTTGACTTGGATAAACCTAAACGTTCTGCTAATTCTATAATCGTTATTTGTGACATCAGTGCTGAAATAAAAGCATTTCAAATATATAATAAATTTAGGAGTTTAAGTTAGCATATATAAGAAGAATCGATATAATAACAATTAATCGAAAAAGTTTAGAGCACAAAAAAGCCCCTGCTGCTTAGCAAGGGCTTCTGTATAAAAAAAGGCACCGACCTACTCTCCCACCTGTTACGGCAATACCATCGGCTCTGGCGGGCTTGACTGCTCTGTTCGGAATGGGAAGAGGTAGACACCGCCGATATAGGCACCTAAAATGTTTTTATTAGTCATAAGAATGAAATATACAATATCCCATCCAACATACTAATCTATAGACAATTGAAAGAAAAACTAAAAGAGGAAGACAACAGTGTCTGCGTTGCTTGAGAAAGCTTCGGGTGATTAGTATTGCTCAGCTATGATATCTCTACCTTTACACCTGCAACCTATCAACGTAGTAGTCTACTACGGCCCTATAAGGAAGTCTCATCTCGTGGCTAGTTTCGCACTTAGATGCTTTCAGCGCTTATCTATTCCCGACGTAGCTACCCAGCCGTACACCTGGCGGCATAACTGGTTTACCAGCGGTCAGTCCATCCCGGTCCTCTCGTACTAAGGACAGATCCACTCAAACTTCCAACGCCCACAACAGATAGGGACCGAACTGTCTCGCGACGTTCTGAACCCAGCTCGCGTGCCACTTTAATGGGCGAACAGCCCAACCCTTGGGACCTTCTCCAGCCCCAGG is a window encoding:
- a CDS encoding alpha-amylase family glycosyl hydrolase, yielding MKHYFIYVFFSISIIFFGCKKNNPSAIVVDEGIAPSEVGLLTTNKLFNYWDESITFFFDVNKGNSALVSTDGPLYLHIGLITSNSKDQHDWKEVATDWSKNEDAYKLTRQTDGRYSITINPSQVFKGISSSQVIKIALLLRNADGTKVQRNKDGSDMYVDIATKGETNIRFLKPYTQPTYLLKAEKDAYLINEELAIEVLSTVAGKLSMSIDEVEQESMNGALHQTFKCKFATVGLHLITARIEVNGKKFVRQLQVFVNDKAEIAALPAGINKNGVTIDRQKKTVSFAVTAPGKSTIFLLGSFNNFQPESTYVLKQTPDGNTWWLTLNDLDFSKKYAYQFLIDGQLRIADPYSNLVLDPLYDSSLGSSIADLPSYPIQQTTGQVSILELNRAEYPWKVEHFNKPNPYDLVIYELLTRDFSKPHNFNAIRDSIPYLKRLGINAVELMPVQESEGNSSWGYNPSYHLALDKYYGRAHELKSLVDHLHEEGIAVILDVVLNHAFGQSPLAQLYFQGQTSNSNNIWFNRTPTHPFNVGYDFNHESSYTQTFVKDVLKYWIQEFKIDGFRFDLSKGFTQQNTGTSDSNVGSWSAYDASRVLIWKNYHDYLKTLDPSCYVILEHFGSDQEEQELAAEGMLLWNNLNGTFNEATMGYNNGSKSDLSRLFAESHGFQTPNMVTYMESHDEERIQFKNAQYGYVDGSYSVKDLTTALERTQVAATFLLASPGPKMIWQFGEFGYDVSIDENGRTGEKPLKWDYLANVSRKRLFDHYAKLIQLKRANPIFRKARLLSSSLQEGLKYYLMTDGHQTIFVVGNFDTMNRQFQITAGLAGNWYDNMAQSNLNWVQNDHIIIKPGNYYLLSKTKLIN
- a CDS encoding SusC/RagA family TonB-linked outer membrane protein, whose translation is MSKFTLRAVMTFGLLMMLWVNAFSQNSSLSGKVVDNKGEVLLGATIIIKGSPISTATNQNGEYKISQVPLGKTTVTVNMIGYNSMDLPIQIVSGANVLNFTLSSSTSDLEEVVVIGYGVAKKKQITGSISSVGPKEFNTGVVSSPDQLLAGKVAGLTVNRSGGDPTAASTIQLRGPSSLTASSAPLYVIDGVVGANIELVAPDDIVSMDVMKDASSTAIYGSRAANGVIFVTTKRGKAGKPVLAYSGYAAIERVANRVNVLSAAEHKQFVADNGLTVAASETGFDTDWQDEITRTGVSHNHNLSLTGGSEGTRYNASVNYFNNQGIVKRSDLERVVARVGIDQNAFDDRLKLALNVANSMNKSNHVDYGIFNGAARYLPTSPVRSDDAAYATYEGYFQVPGRTNYFNPVAMLNQRDEERNNNTLLASLKADLTIFKGLTWTNVISYQQNQFDKKYYMHRTDFDSKALGRGFAERSNLKNIDKIFESYVNYNVTKNLHSFDAMAGYSYQKTKNNDGVVASSVGFMSDDLGGNNLNLGTLPDGYNPYSTYPYILESLLISVYGRVGYNYDEKYLLSASVRRDGSSKFGKNNRWATFPSVSGAWRISRESFMQDQDLFSELKLRAGYGISGNQNIDPYRQIIIFGPQNGQFLYNGNWMNAYGVNQNENPDLKWESTSMFNAGLDFELWRGRLGGSIEYYNKETKDLLYEYDVPSPPYQFNRLLANGASMSNKGVEITLNAMVYRNSNFSYNTTVNFARNVNKVGSLSSNIENIGVSERYEGSIGLDGWTGQTAAIVLPGQALGTFYVANYIGYDATAKKTIYQKPSGELVTQDQISAPDDYMVMGHALPKFTYGWNNSFQYKNWDLNFFLRGMYGNQIFNATRADLSRLQQANVTNISKDAVEEGIFETPLIASSRFIEDGSFLRLDNATLGYSFNVKESKYFKNARLYVSGQNLFTITKYSGVDPEVSLSGLAPGVDNRNYYPKTRSFLLGVKLAF
- a CDS encoding LacI family DNA-binding transcriptional regulator, with product MSQITIIELAERLGLSKSTVSRAFRDGNDINPNTKERILKMADELGFSPNMYASNLRANKSNTIAIIIPEFGNKFFSQAIKGIELVARSKNYHTLIYVTDHRVDKEALIIRSLINGRVDGVIMSASGEGHDHSHLQVLKDNNIPIVFFDRTYDDVNTSYVTGNDFEASFAATSHLIENDCKRIAYLVINQNVSIGKVRLAGYRAALEKYQIPFDKNLILDTVNESDGNMEDIKNLYRIQQPDGLFASVERLAISAMRVAKNEGICIPSELKLICFSCLDIADLLEPALSVVKQPAYEMGKMATEYLCQLIAKPIIFSNQEVTYLESSLIFQKSSKKNH
- a CDS encoding RagB/SusD family nutrient uptake outer membrane protein, whose protein sequence is MKKRFNKINLFLFAGLLVAGQSCTKFDDKMYSAYTEDTFPKTPEQFIAVTGPVYTSARGYFDNYFSLQTAGSDEVIIPTRGGDWFDGGKWRDMHYHTWSASHEVVQNNWDWGFNAIGTCNRVLSILEQSPESSTKAQTVSEIKAMRAWYYFLMMDAYGNIPLVTSFDTGTELPATKPRAEVYQFIVQDLEENLANLSEEKTEATYGRPTKWFAHTLLAKLYLNAQVYSGTANWNKVVEHSNAVINSGKYALENDFLTQFKPDNGASNPEPIFSIPYDASRATGNTLFNRVLHYAHRQTFELSINPWNGWSAQPAYFDLFDQADNRKKQWLYGQQYNSTGQPLNYNGLNVVLDPYAYTLLPGSDFDIGGADDVGRLAGARCIKYYPDKNQISNNAGNDVVVFRLADVLLMKAEAVLRGATAASVAQAVDAANQVRKRAFPVNPEKHFTASTLTLDAIYKERALEFTFELTRRTDMIRFGRWEDAQLFKPANPGETYKRLFPIPARARANNNKLDQNPGY
- a CDS encoding glycoside hydrolase family 13 protein; protein product: MMIRLLLSSVFILLQLSYAFAQGDFSIQRVEPLHWWVGMKSSDLQLIIYGKNIGKSKVKIQMKGLTLIKTNPVENANYLFLDLVVESGATAGLYPIEFYENNKLVGRYDYELKNRDASIVKAQGIQAEDLIYLIMPDRFANGNKENDQVKGLREMQVNRDSMYARHGGDIDGVIQHLDYLADLGVTSVWLTPVLTNDMPQASYHGYANTENYQIDPRLGTNETYRKLGEELHKRKMKLVHDVVPNHVGLYHWTVIDKPFKEWLHEWPSFTQTTYKDQTIFDPYAAVADRDRMEKGWFVETMPDMNQENEYVQKYILQSHIWWIEYAGIDGFRIDTYPYNDLAFMAKWTTAIQKEYPQFSFFGETWVQSVPNQAYFLGGQRVGQPIDTKLDGVTDFQMNYAIGEALNNEKDGANRLYATLGSDYQYPNPLANVIFLDNHDKDRFFSVVGEDIEKYKSAFSWLLTSRGIPQMYYGAEVLMKNFNKPDGLLREDFKGGFVGDTVNKFNASGRSDAENELFDHIKKLANYRKNNAVLQYGATQHYVPEHNVYAYFRSNETQVVSIFMNCNDKEVKLPLARFRESLRGATRMNNILKGVEQDIPLEITLKPHQTVVFELKK
- a CDS encoding SusF/SusE family outer membrane protein, producing MSTIFRLLLVLVMGTSSLLYSCKKVEHGTDVPIVSINENTVSTIQVGKKLKVGFIANQVTDFTFSIVPVAAGEALMTENITVDPNTFIVSKEFDIPNQVSWIGDALLKISYTSEGQVIEKTKPITFTESNPQMFVVGGSIASGWEPTLSIPMTLYDKDSKSKFEVYEYVTVDGSGFKFLPTNVDWTDAFGKGTSDGTLLQSADAGNITVASDDFYRIRMDAEAKTYELLKSTWGVIGSATPNGWDSDTDMKFVGSKGIYTWKLTVNLTVGELKFRMNDDWIINIGGELSSLQQDGANIAIATAGKYDIELSRTASGYSAKISKN